A single Watersipora subatra chromosome 7, tzWatSuba1.1, whole genome shotgun sequence DNA region contains:
- the LOC137400313 gene encoding organic cation transporter protein-like isoform X2, which yields MLTSLVAYYIKDWDWFQIAASIPAFVCASLTLLFLDETPHYLMSKGRHADLRKLFQKMANRNGRELPKELVEALKEDEQAALSERFLDILKAPVLLKRFLVFLYLWLIAGMGYYGLNFNVANLTGDVYINNALSGAAELPASILVYMVQKIGRKSLCIASLFFGSLALICSAVMTVYLDMKLEGNSSAQIAVSMLGKLAISIVFILDYFWSSEMFPSTARTTMVGFCSLSARVGTILSPIIADLYQQVGTVFGVGFGPLIFGISMFIGGLLTFYLPETKQQRVPETIKESNVFLTKAARRRSKSEKSENTPEADSERFTQF from the exons ATGTTAACATCTCTAGTGGCCTACTATATAAAGGACTGGGACTGGTTTCAAATTGCAGCTTCTATACCAGCCTTTGTATGCGCTTCTCTGACTTTACT GTTCCTCGATGAGACACCTCATTACTTGATGAGCAAAGGAAGACATGCAGATCTAagaaaactttttcaaaaaatgGCCAACCGAAACGGCAGAGAGCTGCCAAAAGAGCTTGTTGAAGCCCTCAAGGAAGACGAGCAGGCAGCGCTCTCTGAAAGGTTCTTGGACATCCTGAAGGCTCCTGTACTTCTAAAAAGATTTCTTGTGTTTCTCTACCTCTG GCTTATTGCTGGGATGGGCTATTATGGTTTAAACTTCAACGTAGCCAACTTGACTGGCGATGTGTATATAAATAACGCGCTCTCGGGAGCCGCAGAATTACCAGCATCAATCTTGGTCTACATGGTGCAGAAAATAGGACGAAAGAGCTTATGCATTGCATCGCTGTTCTTTGGAAGTCTAGCTCTCATTTGTTCTGCAGTTATGACTGTGTACCTGGACATGAAGTTGGAAG GAAACAGTTCGGCACAGATCGCGGTATCTATGTTAGGAAAGCTAGCTATCAGCATTGTCTTTATTCTTGACTACTTTTGGTCAAGCGAGATGTTTCCATCGACTGCAAGAACAACGATGGTCGGCTTTTGTTCACTTTCCGCAAGAGTCGGAACTATCCTTTCTCCCATCATAGCCGATTTA tatcAGCAAGTAGGAACTGTATTTGGTGTTGGATTTGGACCTCTGATCTTTGGCATCAGCATGTTTATTGGAGGGCTGCTAACTTTTTATTTACCTGAGACCAAACAACAGAGAGTGCCTGAAACTATCAAAGAAAGCAATGTATTTCTTACCAAGGCTGCCAG GAGAAGATCAAAGAGTGAAAAGTCTGAGAACACTCCAGAAGCTGATTCGGAAAGATTTACTCAGTTTTAG
- the LOC137400313 gene encoding organic cation transporter protein-like isoform X1 — protein sequence MFAALRFVIGACFVGVALLDHVISVESSGPSRRTYVVATRAFFWPVGTMLTSLVAYYIKDWDWFQIAASIPAFVCASLTLLFLDETPHYLMSKGRHADLRKLFQKMANRNGRELPKELVEALKEDEQAALSERFLDILKAPVLLKRFLVFLYLWLIAGMGYYGLNFNVANLTGDVYINNALSGAAELPASILVYMVQKIGRKSLCIASLFFGSLALICSAVMTVYLDMKLEGNSSAQIAVSMLGKLAISIVFILDYFWSSEMFPSTARTTMVGFCSLSARVGTILSPIIADLYQQVGTVFGVGFGPLIFGISMFIGGLLTFYLPETKQQRVPETIKESNVFLTKAARRRSKSEKSENTPEADSERFTQF from the exons ATGTTTGCTGCGTTAAGATTTGTTATTGGAGCTTGCTTTGTTGGAGTTGCTCTTCTTGACCACGTCATAT CCGTAGAATCCTCTGGTCCAAGTCGGCGCACCTATGTAGTAGCCACAAGGGCTTTCTTCTGGCCGGTAGGAACCATGTTAACATCTCTAGTGGCCTACTATATAAAGGACTGGGACTGGTTTCAAATTGCAGCTTCTATACCAGCCTTTGTATGCGCTTCTCTGACTTTACT GTTCCTCGATGAGACACCTCATTACTTGATGAGCAAAGGAAGACATGCAGATCTAagaaaactttttcaaaaaatgGCCAACCGAAACGGCAGAGAGCTGCCAAAAGAGCTTGTTGAAGCCCTCAAGGAAGACGAGCAGGCAGCGCTCTCTGAAAGGTTCTTGGACATCCTGAAGGCTCCTGTACTTCTAAAAAGATTTCTTGTGTTTCTCTACCTCTG GCTTATTGCTGGGATGGGCTATTATGGTTTAAACTTCAACGTAGCCAACTTGACTGGCGATGTGTATATAAATAACGCGCTCTCGGGAGCCGCAGAATTACCAGCATCAATCTTGGTCTACATGGTGCAGAAAATAGGACGAAAGAGCTTATGCATTGCATCGCTGTTCTTTGGAAGTCTAGCTCTCATTTGTTCTGCAGTTATGACTGTGTACCTGGACATGAAGTTGGAAG GAAACAGTTCGGCACAGATCGCGGTATCTATGTTAGGAAAGCTAGCTATCAGCATTGTCTTTATTCTTGACTACTTTTGGTCAAGCGAGATGTTTCCATCGACTGCAAGAACAACGATGGTCGGCTTTTGTTCACTTTCCGCAAGAGTCGGAACTATCCTTTCTCCCATCATAGCCGATTTA tatcAGCAAGTAGGAACTGTATTTGGTGTTGGATTTGGACCTCTGATCTTTGGCATCAGCATGTTTATTGGAGGGCTGCTAACTTTTTATTTACCTGAGACCAAACAACAGAGAGTGCCTGAAACTATCAAAGAAAGCAATGTATTTCTTACCAAGGCTGCCAG GAGAAGATCAAAGAGTGAAAAGTCTGAGAACACTCCAGAAGCTGATTCGGAAAGATTTACTCAGTTTTAG